The genomic stretch TATTCAGCTTTTCGTCTTCGATTCTCCTTTTCAGAATCTCCGCCATTTTTGGGCTTGCTTCGATGGCGTAGACCTTTTTGAAGGCCCTCGCCAGGGGGACGGTCAGGTATCCCGTACCCGCGCCGACGTCCACCGCAACTTCCTTCTCGGGGACCTCGCTGACGGCGAACTCTATTACCCCCTCCGCCGGGAAGACCTTCCTCCTCCATTCGGAGTCCAGTACGTGCGCATGCTCTGGACTGAAGCGGTGCATTTCAACCCCCCACTGCATTGTTGGCCGTTGGGATAGAAATCCCTTTTGGTGGATCAGAATTTCCCGTGAGCCTCTGCGAGATAAACCTTTGGTTTCCAAAACCCTTTTTATCCCCTCGTCCAAGCCGGATGTGGTGGGAGTATGGTAGGGGTGACGATGGACTTTTCGAGGCACTTCCCGATCATAGGAATCGAGGGGCAGAGGAAGCTGAGCGAGAGCACCGTCGCAGTGGTCGGGGCCGGCGCGCTGGGGAGCTGGGAGGTCTACTTCCTCCACAAGCTCGGCGTTGGAAGGATTATAGTCATCGACAGGGACTTTGTGGACGAGAGCGACCTTCCCAGGACGATGTACACCAAAGAGGACGTTGGAAAACCAAAGGTTGAGGTTCTGAAGGAGAGGTTTGGAGTAATCGGCCACTTCGAGGACCTAAACCCCGGAACGGTTAACCTTCTTGATGCGGCAGACCTCATAATCGACGGGACGGACAACATATACACCCGCATGGTAATAAACGACTACGCCATACGGGAGAACAAGCCGTGGATTTACGTGGGAGTTCTGGCAACCTACGGCAACATAATGCCGATAATCCCCGGAAAAACCGCCTGCTTCCGGTGCCTGATGCCAAAGCTCCCTGAAAGGCCTTTGCCGACCTGCGCAATAGCGGGGATAATGAGCTACGTCCCGAGCTTCGCGGCATCACTGGCCGTTGCCCTGGCGGCAAAGATGCTGCTCGGCGAAGAAGTTGAAAGCGAGCTGTTCTTCTTCGACCTCAAAAGCATGGACTTCGAGAAGGTCAGGATACCGAGGAGGGAGGACTGCCCCGCCTGTGTGAGGAGGGAGTTCACATTCCTGGAGAAGAGGATAAAGATAGAGCGCATGTGCGACGGCTCCATACAGGTGACGCCGCCCATGCCCATGAGCATAAACCTCGACGAGTTCGCGGAGAGGCTTGAGAAGCTCGGCATCGAGTACCTGAAGACGAGCCAGTTCATTCAGTTCGAGGACGACTACGCCGAGATACTGGTGTTCAAGACGGGCAGGATGGTAATCCGCGGTGCCGAGGACGAGAAGGAAGCCAAGAACTTCTTCGCCCGCTACCTGGGTGGTTGAAGTGCTAATCGTGCGCTACGGCGAGGTCGGCATCAAGGGCGGCAAGAGGAGGGAGTTCGAGATGAAGCTGGGGGACAACATACTCGCCGCGCTGAGGAGGAGGGGGGTAGACGGGAAGGCGAGGATAATCAGGGGGCGTATACTGGTCGATGCCCCCGACGAAACAGCCCAAATAATCGCCAAAGTCCCCGGCGTCGTCTCTGTGTCCCCTGCGAAGGAGATGGAGTACGAAGAGGTTCCCGCCTACCTGAAGGACGCCCTGAAGGGGCTGAGTCCAAAAAGCTTCAAGGTCGAAACCCAGAGGCTCGACAAGACCTTCCTGAAGACCTCCGTGGAGATAAACCGCGAGATCGGGGCATTTATCGTCGAGAACTTCGGCTGGAAGGTCGACCTCAAAAACCCCGAGC from Thermococcus sp. encodes the following:
- a CDS encoding ThiF family adenylyltransferase, with the protein product MVGVTMDFSRHFPIIGIEGQRKLSESTVAVVGAGALGSWEVYFLHKLGVGRIIVIDRDFVDESDLPRTMYTKEDVGKPKVEVLKERFGVIGHFEDLNPGTVNLLDAADLIIDGTDNIYTRMVINDYAIRENKPWIYVGVLATYGNIMPIIPGKTACFRCLMPKLPERPLPTCAIAGIMSYVPSFAASLAVALAAKMLLGEEVESELFFFDLKSMDFEKVRIPRREDCPACVRREFTFLEKRIKIERMCDGSIQVTPPMPMSINLDEFAERLEKLGIEYLKTSQFIQFEDDYAEILVFKTGRMVIRGAEDEKEAKNFFARYLGG